DNA from Drosophila suzukii chromosome 2R, CBGP_Dsuzu_IsoJpt1.0, whole genome shotgun sequence:
CAATGTGTTTTGCCAAGCTTAAACAATCTTACCGGCCTTCGCAGGCGATTTGCAAACTGTGCAAATAAACTGGGCGACTACTTAAGCACTCCCGGCAGCATCCATAGAAGCATATTCCCAGCAATCTTACTGCCAACATGAAGTCAATTACTCAAATCGTAGGCGTCTGTGTCGTGGTCCTCGTTTTCTGCTGCCTGAATTTTTCGGAAGCCGCAAATACCACTTCTAGTGCTTCTGGTTCTAGTAGTGACTACTCTGACTCAAGTGACACCCCCAAGAATGTGTACGTTTCCGACCTTACCTATTCGGTTAAAAGGACAATCCGTGTGGCCACCACGACCGCCAGCAGCACCAGTTCCCGGAGCTCCAGGACCAAGGGCAACAGGAAACTGAACGCCAAGAAGACGCAGGCCAAGGGGAAAAAGGCCAAACGGGGCCAGGCTCCACGCTCCAGCAACAGGAAGTCAAACGCCCGGCGGGTCAGGCGGTAAATGGTTTTTAAAGAcattgttttattttgagctcgttctaaacacaaaacacttaAGTTTACCGTCGCAACGCGCGAATTAAATTAGATAAATACGTAACTTGTACTGTTTGTTTATGCTACTCTGAATCGAAAGTGGAGACACTACCGGGAACCCGCCACCGAACTACAAACTAAAGAATCACATAGTACAAAATCCAAATTCAGATCATCTACAGCTTCGTCTGCACCGCCTTCGCGGGGCCCACCTCCTTGGCCATCACCTGGATGCCCACATGCGGAGCCGCCGGCTTGAAGACCACCTCCCCATGTGGCTTGTAATCGGCAAACTGCATGCTGAACACTTCGTGGAAGCCCAGCTTCTCCATCACCCGGGCGGAATAGTGGCTGGAGCAGAGCACGTGGTACACATTGATGCCATTCTCCCTCATGTACTCGTAGGCACGCTCCGTCAGTCGACCGGCGATGCCCAAGCCCCGGTAATTGGTGTCCACCGACAGGATCTTGCCGTCCAGGATCAGCTCCTCGTCCGGATAAACGTCGAAGATGTTGAACTTCTCCTCTACATGGTCCATCATCGAGAGGATCTTCTTGAATTTGGGATGATCGCAGGAATCGGCTGCCTTCACGGGCACATCATCGGGGGACTTTTTAAGAAATAACAAAAGTTAGTTATGCTAAAGGTCAGTATGAATGCATCTCAACTGTAATTACCGGACGTCTTAGCAGTCCATTTAGGAAAAGACCTATGATCTCGCCCTTCTTGTTGACCGCCTTATATGAGCAATTATCAGGCAGGGACTTCAGAGAGTACTTCTCCAGTTCCTTGCACTCTCCAAGATCAAGAAAGGTATTGAGAGGTTCATCCTGTAAAGAAAAAGTATATGAAATATTGGAGGAGATTTCTACCCATTTATAAACCCAATAGATCATCAATCTGAGGATCTTTCAGCTAAACAAATTACCCTGGCGATTACGCGACACGATCGTGGAATTGATCAGCAATTCAAATGATTTATGCACGCATTTGCTATAGCGAGACTTTTCTAATAATTTATAGAGACAATTTGAGAATTGCGAACGGAACTCGATTTGCATATTGCCTTATAGCCGGAGGGCGGCGTTGGCAATCTGGGCGTGGCATGCATATTAATTTGAGCtggctttttattttaaatataggTCTTGATTGTCCAATAGGTCTTTGGTCTGTGCAGGGGGAGCATTCTCATTGGCCGACTTGAACTAGAACTACTTAGAACCTGATCAAGCCAAGATCAACCGAGCACCGAGTATATTGGTTTCAGATCGTCAAGAGTCGTGATGCGAGACCAGCTGAAAGTTAGCCGTGACATGGATCATGTCAAAAGGCCTCACGACAGCCGAATACTTTGCTCCGATTCTACATGAACCCAAAAAACAAATCCCGGGGACTGGGCGGGAAAAATCCCCCGAGATTAGTCAACGCGTAAGTTAATTAATTCAACTTTTAGTGTGCGACTTTCGAACTGAATTAAGCCCTAATTAATACGATCAAAGGGGCACGTGGTGGTGCTAATTGAAATTCATTGGaacattatttaaatttaactttGTGCTGGGCTTTTGTTTGCAATTATTTGGCAGACATAATATAATGGAATATATAAATTCAAGACTGCCTAATCGAAAACTCAGGTGTTCGGCTTGATTAACTCCTGAGATATGCAATCGAATCTCAACTTTCTTGATGATTACAATACAATATAAAATGTGGGAAAGCGGGATTCGTACTTACCTTGAAAAAAAAGGTCTTGAGCATGGCTATCACCGCCTCGGCATCCTCGGCTTGGATCAGTTCGATGGTATAGGGGCAGTCCTTATGAACGGGGCCTGAGGCGGATGCCTTCCCAGAAACACTTAGGGTGTCCTCCATTTTCTGTGTCAGCCGGGCAATCGGATATAAGTCGTTCAGCTGCAAATGCCGGAGCAGACAAAACAAATCGCTTAGATATTATGGATGGGTTTGGGTTAGAGGTAGAGGAAAGACGAACGGCGGCGTATAGaaaacattattatttatGGCTCTTAGATGAAAggcattttaatttgttttgtaTATTTTGTAGCACATGGATGACGATCCGGGGCGACGCCATCCCCgtgcattttcattttcacttCCATTTTCCACCGActatatttttcaaattttgtttttcatgTACGCCACCGACAGGAGccataaattataaaactgaAATTAAGGTCGCAGTCGTAGAACACTCTAAAAACTTTTAGCATCTGACCATGTGAACAAGAGGACTTTGTCGTCATCATGTCGTTAAATGGGATATTTTTCCTGCTCTTTTTTGGTTTATATAAACATCTTAATCTCGTTTATCTAAACAGTTTTAATATAGATATTTTATAACTTAAACGAGTTAATCCTGCAATGATTATAAAATGACTAAAATTTTAAAGCACACTCTTGTTTATACaagatt
Protein-coding regions in this window:
- the LOC108009844 gene encoding uncharacterized protein, which translates into the protein MKSITQIVGVCVVVLVFCCLNFSEAANTTSSASGSSSDYSDSSDTPKNVYVSDLTYSVKRTIRVATTTASSTSSRSSRTKGNRKLNAKKTQAKGKKAKRGQAPRSSNRKSNARRVRR
- the speck gene encoding arylalkylamine N-acetyltransferase 1 isoform X1, with protein sequence MEVQKRPDQSLISSINFDSRCGLNDLYPIARLTQKMEDTLSVSGKASASGPVHKDCPYTIELIQAEDAEAVIAMLKTFFFKDEPLNTFLDLGECKELEKYSLKSLPDNCSYKAVNKKGEIIGLFLNGLLRRPSPDDVPVKAADSCDHPKFKKILSMMDHVEEKFNIFDVYPDEELILDGKILSVDTNYRGLGIAGRLTERAYEYMRENGINVYHVLCSSHYSARVMEKLGFHEVFSMQFADYKPHGEVVFKPAAPHVGIQVMAKEVGPAKAVQTKL
- the speck gene encoding arylalkylamine N-acetyltransferase 1 isoform X2, giving the protein MEDTLSVSGKASASGPVHKDCPYTIELIQAEDAEAVIAMLKTFFFKDEPLNTFLDLGECKELEKYSLKSLPDNCSYKAVNKKGEIIGLFLNGLLRRPSPDDVPVKAADSCDHPKFKKILSMMDHVEEKFNIFDVYPDEELILDGKILSVDTNYRGLGIAGRLTERAYEYMRENGINVYHVLCSSHYSARVMEKLGFHEVFSMQFADYKPHGEVVFKPAAPHVGIQVMAKEVGPAKAVQTKL